A region from the Dendropsophus ebraccatus isolate aDenEbr1 chromosome 1, aDenEbr1.pat, whole genome shotgun sequence genome encodes:
- the LOC138770398 gene encoding vitelline membrane outer layer protein 1-like gives MFSLVLLSLLIQAMLSYGQMISVSNGGPWGNWGYLQRCRSGSIARGFSLKVERPIDGDDTALNGIQLYCAPPGSRDVGDTITSTVGDWGDWTSISWCPSGHLISFALKVEPRQGKGDDTAANNIMMQCSDHTILKGNGGPWGNFGSWSGICSKGICGILTKVEGRQGRGDDTALNNVQFECCLT, from the exons ATGTTCTCATTGGTTCTACTATCATTGCTTATACAGGCAATGCTGAGCTACGGACAAATGATTTCAGTCAGTAATGGTGGCCCCTGGGGTAATTGGGGCTATCTACAGCGATGTCGTTCCGGGTCCATCGCAAGAGGATTCAGCTTAAAG GTGGAGCGGCCAATTGACGGAGATGACACGGCTCTGAATGGCATCCAGCTATACTGTGCTCCACCTGGAAGTAGAGATGTAGGGGACACAATCACATCTACAGTTGGAGA TTGGGGGGACTGGACTTCCATTTCATGGTGTCCCAGTGGACATCTCATAAGTTTTGCCTTGAAAGTTGAGCCACGACAGGGTAAAGGTGACGACACGGCGGCCAACAACATCATGATGCAATGCTCGGATCACACCATCCTTAAGGGGAACGGTGGCCCCTGGGGCAATTTTGGAAGCTGGAGTGGAATCTGCTCAAAGGGCATCTGTGGTATCCTGACCAAAGTGGAAGGACGACAAGGCCGCGGAGATGACACCGCGCTCAATAATGTCCAGTTTGAATGTTGTTTAACATGA
- the LOC138767240 gene encoding vitelline membrane outer layer protein 1-like isoform X3, with protein sequence MFSLVLLSLLIQATLTYGHTISVSNGGPWGNWGYLQRCRPGSLARAFRLKVERPIKGDDTALNGIQLYCAPPGSRDVGDTITSTVGDWGDWTSISWCPSGHLISFALKVEPQQGKGDDTAANNIMMQCSDHTILKGDGGPWGNFGSWSGICPKGICGILTKVEGRQGRGDDTALNNVQFECCLT encoded by the exons ATGTTCTCGTTGGTTCTTCTATCATTGCTTATACAGGCAACGCTGACCTACGGACACACAATCTCAGTCAGTAATGGCGGCCCCTGGGGTAACTGGGGCTATCTACAGCGATGTCGCCCCGGGTCCCTCGCAAGAGCATTCCGTTTAAAG GTGGAGCGGCCAATTAAAGGAGATGACACGGCCCTGAATGGCATCCAGCTATACTGTGCTCCCCCTGGAAGCAGAGATGTAGGGGACACAATCACATCTACGGTTGGAGA TTGGGGGGACTGGACTTCCATTTCATGGTGTCCCAGTGGACATCTCATAAGTTTTGCCTTGAAAGTTGAGCCACAACAGGGTAAAGGTGACGACACGGCGGCCAACAACATCATGATGCAATGCTCGGATCACACCATCCTTAAAGGAGACGGCGGCCCCTGGGGCAATTTCGGAAGCTGGAGTGGAATCTGCCCAAAGGGCATCTGTGGTATCCTGACCAAAGTGGAAGGACGACAAGGCCGCGGAGATGACACCGCGCTCAATAATGTCCAGTTTGAATGTTGTTTAACATGA